In a genomic window of Mucilaginibacter sp. KACC 22063:
- a CDS encoding carbohydrate porin has protein sequence MVKKLPLLLVLIICAVSANAQDTLKQQRFNFHFQQTVITQSKLGFSAPYTGQNSLLTQKETQTSITTSLFGGARLWKGAQAFFNPEMSGGSGLSKTLGVAGFPNGETFRVGSAEPKIYIARLFLTQNFEWGKDKDTLNDDFNQLAGLKSKRYFSVTVGKWGMADYFDQNSFSHDPRSQFMNWSLMSNGAWDYPANTRGYAIGVYAELGQPTWTLRYAMTMVTTQPNGYIWDERIGKANSQTVEFEKRYAISNKKGAFRILGFVNNGKPGNYNLALAESPVAPDVESTEKYGRNKYGFGLNAEQNLTKDFGVFARASWNDGHTETYFFTEIDRSLSFGGVLNGQSWKRKYDEIGLAFVGNGLSGPHRNYLAAGGYGFIIGDGRLNYGTEMIGELYYKINAFQQKFFISPDYQFILHPAYNKDRGPVNVFSLRAHVEF, from the coding sequence ATGGTGAAAAAATTACCCCTATTATTGGTATTAATCATTTGTGCAGTAAGTGCAAATGCACAAGATACACTAAAGCAGCAACGCTTTAACTTTCATTTTCAACAAACGGTTATCACCCAGTCAAAGCTTGGTTTTAGTGCGCCTTACACCGGTCAAAATAGTTTGTTAACACAAAAAGAAACGCAAACCTCCATAACCACGTCGTTATTTGGCGGTGCCAGGTTATGGAAAGGAGCGCAGGCATTTTTTAATCCTGAAATGTCGGGTGGTTCGGGTTTAAGTAAAACGCTTGGTGTAGCGGGTTTTCCAAATGGTGAAACCTTCCGTGTAGGATCTGCTGAGCCTAAAATCTATATTGCACGGTTGTTTCTTACCCAGAATTTTGAATGGGGTAAAGATAAGGACACACTTAATGATGATTTTAACCAGTTGGCAGGCTTAAAAAGTAAGCGATACTTTTCTGTTACTGTGGGTAAATGGGGCATGGCGGACTATTTTGATCAAAATAGCTTTAGCCATGATCCGCGTAGCCAGTTCATGAACTGGTCGCTGATGAGCAACGGCGCATGGGATTACCCAGCTAATACGCGTGGTTATGCTATTGGTGTGTATGCCGAGTTAGGCCAGCCGACGTGGACATTGCGCTATGCCATGACGATGGTAACAACACAACCAAACGGCTACATTTGGGACGAGCGCATTGGTAAAGCCAATTCGCAAACAGTGGAATTCGAGAAGCGCTATGCCATCAGTAATAAAAAGGGGGCTTTCAGGATACTTGGATTTGTAAACAATGGCAAACCTGGAAATTACAACCTGGCCCTGGCCGAATCTCCGGTTGCGCCTGATGTGGAATCAACGGAAAAATATGGCCGCAATAAATATGGGTTCGGTTTAAATGCAGAGCAGAACCTGACAAAAGACTTCGGTGTATTTGCACGCGCCAGCTGGAACGATGGGCACACAGAGACATATTTCTTTACCGAGATTGACCGGTCGTTGAGCTTTGGTGGTGTATTGAACGGACAATCATGGAAACGTAAGTACGACGAGATCGGGCTTGCATTTGTAGGTAACGGTTTGTCAGGCCCGCACAGAAATTACCTGGCAGCAGGAGGCTATGGGTTCATCATTGGTGATGGTAGGCTAAATTACGGTACTGAAATGATCGGCGAGTTGTATTACAAGATCAATGCTTTCCAGCAGAAGTTCTTTATCTCGCCAGATTACCAGTTTATCCTGCACCCCGCTTACAATAAAGACCGCGGACCTGTAAACGTGTTTTCACTCAGAGCGCACGTTGAGTTTTAA
- a CDS encoding ABC transporter ATP-binding protein → MISVRQLSKHYNQQIAVDRISFDVNEGETLIILGSSGCGKTTTLKMLNRLIEPTSGDVAVNGVNIKKQSPEELRRGIGYVLQNTGLFPHYTIEQNIAIVPNLLKWDKAKTTERMHELMQKLHLPTEMLRQYPSQLSGGQQQRVGLARALIADPPVLLMDEPFGALDNITRTRIQTEFKELDELKRKTIVMVTHDVQEAFELADRICLMDQGHIIQIGKPQELLFKPANDFVKQFLEGQRLQLELRLITMEQLWYLLEATPTTQSAPNVNAKTSVWDCLNIFGQKHDAVTVQYQNGYKAITFQQLMSAFNQYQKQTQSAA, encoded by the coding sequence ATGATATCTGTACGCCAGTTAAGCAAACATTACAATCAACAAATAGCAGTTGACCGCATCTCCTTTGATGTTAATGAAGGGGAAACGCTGATCATTTTAGGATCAAGCGGGTGCGGGAAAACAACTACGCTGAAGATGCTTAACCGCCTGATTGAACCCACCAGTGGCGATGTGGCTGTAAATGGCGTCAACATCAAAAAACAATCGCCGGAGGAATTACGCCGCGGCATTGGGTATGTTCTACAAAACACCGGGCTGTTTCCGCATTATACCATAGAGCAAAATATTGCCATTGTACCCAACCTTTTGAAATGGGATAAGGCAAAAACCACTGAACGTATGCACGAGTTAATGCAAAAACTGCATTTACCGACAGAGATGCTTCGACAGTACCCATCTCAATTAAGCGGTGGACAGCAGCAGCGGGTTGGGCTGGCACGTGCATTAATTGCCGACCCTCCTGTTTTGTTAATGGATGAGCCTTTCGGGGCATTGGATAACATCACCCGCACCCGGATACAAACAGAATTTAAAGAGTTGGACGAGCTGAAGCGCAAAACCATTGTAATGGTAACGCACGATGTTCAGGAGGCATTTGAATTAGCCGACCGGATCTGCCTGATGGATCAGGGCCATATCATTCAGATTGGTAAACCGCAAGAGCTGCTATTCAAGCCTGCTAATGATTTTGTAAAGCAATTCTTAGAAGGGCAACGCCTGCAATTAGAGTTAAGGCTGATCACAATGGAGCAGCTTTGGTATCTCTTGGAAGCTACCCCAACTACACAATCTGCTCCTAATGTCAATGCTAAAACCAGCGTTTGGGATTGCCTTAACATATTTGGTCAAAAGCATGATGCTGTTACGGTGCAATATCAGAATGGGTATAAAGCAATTACCTTTCAGCAGTTGATGTCGGCTTTTAACCAGTATCAAAAACAAACGCAATCTGCCGCATGA
- a CDS encoding HD domain-containing protein yields the protein MDNLNLINLTVNFVKKELQNAEAGHDWWHILRVWNNAKLIGSTEKANMLVVELAALLHDIADSKFNNGDEEIGPQTAADFLRSVNADTSVVHEVEMIIRHMSFKASFDEQSYFSPELAVVQDADRLDAIGAIGIARAFTYGGFKNRELYNPEIKPDLNLTKEAYKKSTAPTINHFYEKLLLLKDKMNTVTGKQLAAQRHDFMLQYLDHFYREWNGEA from the coding sequence ATGGACAACCTTAATTTAATAAACCTCACTGTTAATTTCGTAAAAAAAGAACTGCAGAATGCGGAAGCCGGACACGACTGGTGGCATATTTTGCGCGTATGGAATAATGCCAAACTAATTGGCAGTACTGAAAAGGCCAACATGCTGGTTGTTGAACTTGCTGCTTTGCTGCATGATATAGCAGACAGCAAGTTTAATAACGGCGATGAAGAAATAGGCCCACAAACAGCGGCTGATTTTTTACGCTCTGTGAATGCTGATACATCTGTCGTTCACGAAGTGGAAATGATCATCAGGCATATGTCTTTCAAAGCCAGCTTTGATGAGCAGTCTTATTTTTCTCCCGAACTGGCTGTGGTGCAGGATGCCGACCGCCTGGATGCCATAGGCGCCATTGGTATTGCCCGCGCATTTACTTACGGTGGTTTCAAGAACCGTGAGCTTTATAATCCTGAAATAAAGCCCGATTTAAACTTAACCAAAGAGGCTTATAAGAAAAGTACCGCACCCACCATCAACCATTTTTACGAAAAACTTCTTTTACTTAAGGATAAGATGAATACCGTTACAGGTAAGCAGTTAGCCGCTCAGCGTCATGATTTTATGCTGCAGTATCTTGATCATTTTTATAGGGAATGGAACGGAGAGGCTTAA
- a CDS encoding DUF427 domain-containing protein, translated as MKAIWNDQVIAESDNTIVVENNHYFPAESVNKSFLQDSSTHTTCPWKGLASYYTLNVNGRENKDAAWYYPEPKEAAANIKNYVAFWKGVKVTE; from the coding sequence ATGAAAGCAATATGGAACGATCAGGTTATTGCCGAGAGCGATAACACCATTGTTGTAGAAAACAATCATTATTTTCCCGCAGAAAGTGTAAATAAAAGCTTTTTGCAAGATAGCAGCACACACACTACCTGCCCATGGAAAGGACTGGCTTCTTATTACACGTTAAATGTTAATGGCCGGGAAAACAAAGATGCAGCATGGTACTACCCCGAACCCAAAGAAGCAGCAGCAAACATTAAAAACTATGTGGCTTTTTGGAAAGGGGTTAAGGTAACTGAATGA
- a CDS encoding helix-turn-helix domain-containing protein, whose protein sequence is MADISSKIKSVASNIRQIRERKGYTQEYLAMKLGISQNAYSKIELGYTKITLERLFHIARLIETDVISLLGEEPAEEQLHQRRAASM, encoded by the coding sequence ATGGCAGACATATCATCAAAAATAAAATCTGTAGCTTCTAACATACGCCAAATAAGAGAAAGAAAAGGGTATACGCAAGAGTACCTGGCCATGAAACTGGGTATATCACAAAATGCTTACAGCAAAATCGAATTGGGCTATACTAAAATTACTTTAGAAAGATTATTTCATATTGCCAGACTGATTGAAACTGATGTGATCAGTTTATTGGGCGAGGAACCGGCCGAAGAGCAATTACATCAAAGGCGCGCTGCTTCAATGTAG
- a CDS encoding mercuric reductase: MKHYDAIVIGSGQAGSPLCKKLAKAGKKTALIEKRFIGGTCVNDGCTPTKAMVASAKAAYIAKRCSNLGVSIDSYHIDMKQIKRRKDEIVLQSRNGGQKAIEATENLDLIWGEAIFTGHKTVKVLLNNGGEEELQADLFFLDIGTTPIIPGIPGLDTINYHTSTTLLDVEQIPESLLIIGGNYVALEFAQMFHRFGSKVTVLERGPRIMSHEDEDISDELKEILIGEGLDMLTNAHVTLFEKEGETIKATVKVGEDIKQLTCSDVLIATGRKAQTQSIALDKTGIELDEEGFIKVNNKLETTAPGIYALGDANGGPAFTHIAYNDYTIVYRNLFEGTYYSTTDRPVPYCMFTDPQLGRVGITEKQAREKGLNIKIATLPMKHVARAIETGETRGVMKAVVNADTKEVLGVAILGEEGGEIMSVMQMAMEGGITYDRIRYCVFAHPTYSESLNNLFMKLDD, encoded by the coding sequence ATGAAACATTACGATGCCATAGTAATAGGCTCGGGGCAGGCAGGCTCGCCGCTTTGCAAAAAGTTGGCGAAGGCGGGCAAAAAAACCGCACTTATTGAGAAAAGATTTATTGGCGGCACCTGCGTTAATGATGGCTGCACGCCAACAAAGGCCATGGTGGCATCGGCAAAGGCGGCTTACATAGCTAAACGTTGCAGTAACTTAGGGGTAAGTATAGACAGCTATCATATCGACATGAAGCAGATCAAACGCCGTAAGGACGAGATCGTGCTTCAATCGCGCAATGGTGGCCAAAAGGCCATAGAAGCAACCGAGAACCTTGACCTGATATGGGGCGAAGCCATATTTACCGGGCACAAAACTGTAAAAGTACTGCTGAACAATGGCGGTGAAGAAGAATTGCAGGCCGACCTGTTTTTTCTCGACATCGGTACAACACCAATTATTCCAGGAATCCCCGGACTTGATACCATAAATTATCATACCTCTACTACCCTGCTCGATGTAGAACAGATACCGGAAAGCCTACTAATTATCGGCGGCAATTATGTGGCACTTGAGTTTGCACAGATGTTTCACCGCTTTGGCAGCAAGGTAACCGTATTGGAACGTGGCCCGCGTATCATGTCGCATGAGGATGAAGATATCAGCGATGAACTGAAAGAAATTTTGATTGGAGAAGGGCTTGATATGTTAACCAATGCCCATGTTACGCTTTTTGAAAAAGAAGGCGAAACCATTAAAGCCACTGTAAAAGTTGGTGAAGATATAAAGCAACTTACCTGCTCAGACGTATTGATAGCAACCGGCCGAAAGGCACAAACCCAATCCATTGCCTTGGACAAAACCGGAATTGAACTCGACGAAGAAGGCTTCATTAAAGTAAATAATAAGCTGGAAACTACAGCACCAGGCATTTACGCTTTGGGTGATGCTAACGGAGGCCCTGCATTTACGCACATCGCTTATAATGATTACACCATAGTTTACCGAAACCTTTTTGAAGGCACGTATTACAGCACCACCGACAGGCCGGTACCTTATTGCATGTTTACCGATCCGCAACTTGGCCGTGTCGGCATCACTGAAAAACAGGCACGAGAAAAAGGACTGAATATTAAAATCGCGACATTACCAATGAAACACGTGGCGCGTGCCATTGAAACCGGTGAAACGCGCGGCGTGATGAAAGCAGTGGTTAATGCTGATACTAAAGAGGTATTGGGTGTAGCCATACTTGGCGAAGAAGGCGGCGAAATTATGTCAGTAATGCAAATGGCTATGGAAGGCGGCATTACGTATGACCGTATCCGGTATTGTGTTTTTGCGCACCCTACTTACTCAGAATCGTTGAATAATTTATTCATGAAGCTTGATGATTAA